The sequence cgagattaattcaataatttcctctcgtttgtaaaatttgattttcttttaataagtattgagttaaatgttagtataatgttatttgttgagacatttttccaatttggaagtcgttaatatttcattatactgatcttgttgttaagaaatattagattgaatatattttatcttccttgtggcttcatattttttgaacgttgaccaatttatataatgctaagactagttttttttatatcacatagttttctaattagctctaacatttgtactgatcattttttttccatcaggtaatgtggtgcctgtgaaactgatagctgttgctggtgacggttcatcggtgaacttcaaatggcaagatctatggaggttgtttccagctgaaattgaaattaagaacctgtggcagcttttatttattccactttctggagtaatatttatgctttaatggccatgtcttgtgacattgtgaggttgtttgacctcttcaatatgaaatgtttaccggaaaatgtatatatctgattgttattttaaataaatgttgttgaacttcataaattatttttccctcctgaaataccgcgacgaaaggtgctagaaaataacgcattactttttaacatgttaattttttaggttatgcagggaggtgaaatgatgtttatttaaaagccgctctttatttctaagtcaataaattttatagggtgttcttccatattaacaaccaatgggttaagtagtaaactaaacggtatttcctccttggtctgaacttctgggacgtcgatcgcagtacttaaatatatttccgtgcataatctctcgtatcccttggcttgttattagttctcacgattacttttaataaatagctgttaaaatacgaaatatgactactcgaataactcaaccctacggtaatttttagcttaacttaagggaaggtgaacggaggtccaaccgtattaacgtcaacagctgagaggccgatctgGCTGAGATGCTGTGCTGAGATGCTGAGGCTGAgatgcatgttccggcctgtattataggtggccatgtATTGATCCAAAAACGAAATTGACTTTAGTTGCCGTTTACAGACTGCTTGCCCAGCGTGTGGCAATATTTTTAGAAGAGCTGAAGATCTTATTAGATAAGTCGAcggaaaagaatttattaatcaTCGGTGACATGAACTTATGCATTTTACAGCAGGCAGGATTGGcatatgattatttaattttaatggctagtCATGGGATGGAACAAATGATAAACACTCCAACTAGAATAACTTCTGTTAGTGAATCTTGTATTGATCATATTTTTGCTCGATCAAGAGATAACTTCCCTATGCACTGCGACGCGTTTGATCTGGGACTTACTGACCATCACTTAACAATTTGTTCCATGGAAATAAACCTTAAACTTATTTCGAGTAAAAACGAAACAATCACATCTAAAATCGACTTTAACACTCTCAATAGTCTACTGCAAGACACAGATTGGTCTGCAGTATACCGTCAAAACGATGCTTCATTAGCTTACGAGATATTTCTTCATCAACTCACTTTTCATATTAATACTTCCACTGTAAAATTTAAtctaaaaaagaatcataggaAAATCAAACCGTGGATAACTAATGATCTTTGTGCACGTATTTCGAAAAGAaatttcttgtttaaaaaaatgtagaaacAACAGTATAATGATAAATTGGTGCATTACTACAAATCCTATAAAACGAGATTAGATGCTGATATTcgcaaaaggaaagaaaattatttcttgcgcACTTTTGAAGCCAATCGTAACAATATAGCCAAGCAATGGAGAGTCGTGGATGATAGTATAGGTGCAAAATCGTCgagaaataatgttgaaaatatcaaatCCTTGGAAAAAGGTGAACTTATAACGAATTCGCAAGGTATTGCTAATGAGTTAAGCAAATTTTTCAATCAGATCATAGAGCAAAATACGGCCCGTATCAATGCAGTCAATTATACATTTCCTCCTGATTATAATAGTTGGTTTCCTAAAAACTGCTCTCAGCACTCTATCTTTCTTGCTCCAACATCTATTGAAGAGGTGCAGAATATAATCAAAAGTTTAAATTCCAATAAGTCTGAGGGGTTAGATAACATTTCCACCAATACTGTTAAGGCTATTAACGAAAACGTGGCACCCATCTTAACTTATATTGTTAATTTAAGCCTGCAGCAGGGCGTGTTTCCTGATAAACTAAAATGCGCACTTattgtaccaatttttaaaaatggtgatCGAAAGGATATTAAGCAGTATCGTCCTATTTCTCTTCTTCCgcttttttctaaaattctggaaaaaatagttaaatctaggttattaagttttttacaaaaaaataattatttcagtaaagCGCAATTCGGTTTTCTGAAAAGCAAATCTACTGAGGACGCCCTATTGGAATTCTGCTCTGATCTATATGAGAGtgtagcgatggctacgctaaataacacacttcggttatctgcggagaggcgtttattgtgacttgacaatacagaactgaacttgggtagcccagatggctagcttatatacatgcggcgaatattctggaacgccgcgccggatcttcctcgaaccttctagaattcctgaaaagatataggaaaaaataccggccggcgccaggactcgaacgcgcgacgtccgattagtaggcggacacttatccactggtccaactctacattgtggcggacgatgAGCCACACTACTCCCCCCCTTGGAGGAGAGACAGAGTGTTGGCAACAAAACGTTCTGGAGGACGGACGGCGCGGCCGGAGCGAGTGGTGGTATCTGGTGACGGAGTAGGCGGAGGGTCTTCCTCAAGAAGATGGGCTGGCTTGAGACGGTCGATTGATATAGTGGCTGGTTTGCCATTGATGTACAGGGTATACGTCTTCTCACCGCGGCTGAGGACAGGATATGGTCCCGCGTAAGGTGGTTGCAGGGCTGGCCGCAAAGCGTCTTGGCGGACAAAGACCTGGGAGGATGTGGCCAAGTCCTTGTGGATGAAGACACGCTGCGATGAGATGTGGCGTGACGCAGGGGTCGGACGCAGCTGGCTCATGTGGTTACGCAGCTGAGAAACAAGATCCTGGGAGTCCAGATGCTGGGCAGAGTCGACAAAGAAGTCCCCGGGAAGACGCAGTTGCTCCCCGAAGAGGAGTTCGGCAGGTGTTGTCTGCAGTTCGGCTCTCCAAGTTGTGCGGAGGCCGAGAAGAACTGTGGGTAGTGCGTCCATCCATGAGTTGGAAGAAGAGCACATGAGGGCCGCCTTAAGAACGCGATGTAGTCGTTCGACGAGTCCGTTTGCCTGGGGATGGTAGCTCGTGGTGTGATGTAGCGTTGTTCCCAGAGTGGTGCAAAGTCTCTGGAAAAGAGATGACACAAACTGTCGTCCACGGTCGCAGGTGATGTGTTGAGGACAGCCGTAGTGAGCAACCCATCCAAGGAGAAAGGCGCGGGAGACGCTGTCTGCGGTGATGTCTGCTAGGGGTTCTGCGACTGGCCAGCGGGAGAATCGGTCGATAATTGTGAGGAGGTACCGGTAGCCGGAGCAAGACGGGAGAGGTCCCACGATGTCCATATGTATGTGTTCGAAACGCCTGGTTGGCGGAACGAAGTCTCCAAGTGGCGTTGTGATGTGACGAGACACCTTGCAACGTTGGCAGGAGAGGCAGCTGCGAGCCCATGCGCGACAGTCCTTTCGCATGGATGGCCAAACATATCGACGGGAGACGAGTTTAATGGTGGAGTTTGCACCAGGATGACTAAGGGAGTGGATGTTGTCAAAGATTTGCCGGCGATATGAGGGAGTAACGTAGGGGCGTGGGGTTGGCATGGAGGTGTCGCACCATAGTGAAATGTTCGTTCCGGGTACAGGCCTACGGTGAAGTTGAAGAGCCGTACCGCTGTGGCGTAGTCTTTGGAGCTCTTCGTCTTCATCTTGGGAGCGAGAGAGAGCGGCGAAGTCAATCGGAGACGGTGTGGATATGGATTCTACCCTGGAGAGACAGTCCGCGACGACGTTGTCAAGTCCGGAGATGTGTCTCACGTCCGTGGTGAATTGTGAGATGAATTCCAGGTGATTAAATTGTCGTGGTGAGCAGGTGTCGCTACTCTTCTTGCTGGGGCCAAAGGCATAAGAGAGTGGTTTGTGATCGGTGAAGATGGCGAAATCGCGGGCTTCAACCATCGGCCGAAAGTGCCTCACTGCTTGGTAGGCGGCGTAGAGTTCGCGGTCGTAAGTGCTCCACTTCTGCTGGGAAGGTGTCAGCTTGCGTGAGAAGAAATCGAGTGGCTGCCAAGAGTTCCCAAAATTTTGCTGTAGGACAGCGCCGATTGCGGTTTGGCTAGCATCGACGACAAGAGCCAGAGGTGCTGAGTCGATTGGATGCGACAGGGTTGCCGCCTTGGCTAGTCCGCCTTTAGAGGCATCGAAACTCTGCTGAAGTTCTGGTGTCCAGAAAATTGGAGTGGAGCTCCTGATATCAGGACCTTGAAGTAGAGCATTGAGAGGGGCCTGTGTGGATGCGGCGTGTGGTATGTGCTGTCGATAAAAATTCAGCATACCGAGGAATCTCCGAAGGTCCTTTATGGTCTTCGGTGGAGGGAAGTTGTTGATAGCAGCTACCTTGTCAGGTAACGGCGAGCATCCGTCAGCGCTCACGTAAAAGCCCAGAAATGTGACCTTGGAAGATCCTAGGACACACTTAGCTGAGTTGACGATGGCACCGTAGTCAGAAAGGCGCTGAAATAATATCCGCAGGTGTTGATGGTGCTCTTCCTGCGAACGGGAAAATACTAAGATGTCATCTATgtaaggaaagcaaaaatttaggCCTTCGAGAGCTTCGTCGATGAAGCGCTGCCATGTTTGGGCGGCATTTCGAAGTCCAAATGGTataaataggaattcaaaaaggCCGAAGGGTGTAATTATGGCTGTCTTCTCTATGTCTTCGGGAGCCATTGGAATTTGAGTGAAGGCCTTGGCACAGTCGATAACACTGAAGATGTTGCACCCCTGAAGAGCGTGGGAGAAATCCTTCAGATGGCGGACGGGGTAGCGGTCCGGTATCGTACGTGCGTTGAGAGCCCTGTAGTCACCACAAGGTCGCCAGCTACTATCCTTCTTGCGAACCATGTGTAGTGGTGAGGCGTAAGGGCTGTGTGAGCGACGTGCAGTGCCTTCGCGTACTAGTAGCTCGAATTCTGCCTGTGCATCTCGGAGTCGATCCGGGGCTAGACGGCGGGCACGGTGGTAGATTGGCAGTCCAGGTTGTAGGCGTATGTGGTGCTTGGTATTATGGTGGATCTCCCGAGGAGTCCCTGATGGCCGCGTGATATCAGGAAATTCGGCCAGGAGGTCGTGGTAGGATGAAGAGCCCGAcagagcgcgcacgctgtcctgGTAAGTTCGACCTCGATGACCCGATGTAGAATGGCCAGTGATTGCGTCGATGAGCTGAGCAGTGGCCATGTTAGGAATGAGTTGAAAGTGGGTTAAGAAATCTGCTCCGATGATTGGCTCGGTAACGTCGGCAACGATGAATCTCCAAAGGAAGTCACGCGGGAGGCCGAACTGAAGGCGTAGAAGTAAAGTACCATAACTACGGATCCTACTGTCATTGGCTGCGGAGAGCTCGTAGTCAGTGCAGGTTCGTTGTTCGGTGCATAATTTTACAGGGTAGATTGAGAGATCCGATCCTGTGTCTACGAGGAAACGCCGCTGGGAGAGGCGGTCGGTGACGAAGAGGCGGCAGCCTGTGATAGAACGACTCATAGCCGCCGTTACGAGTCGCTGTTGGAGTTTACCGGATTCACTGCATTTGCGGTGCATGGCTGGATGCAACGTCTGGCTTCGGCTCCAAATTTGCGATGGTAGTAACACATCTCAGGCTGAGCGGGGCGCGGCGCGGGTAGAGATCTGCTCCAAGTCCGTGAGTACGGAGGTTTTTTCAGATGGGCTTGTATATCTTCGAGCTGCTTTGAGAGTTTCTCAACCCGTTGGGCCAATGACGAAACATCGTTGGTATGGCGTACTGCATGGATGGCGGGTGCAGTTGGAGGCGGAGCCACGGCGACGATGCGGTCGGCCATATTTGCAAGTTCATCAAGAGGCATTGAAGTAACTTGCGTTTGCAGGATGGCTTGAGCGTTGGCCGGAAGACGTTGCAACCATAATGTGCGGAGGAAAGAATCCTCCACAAGGGTGGTGCTGATGAGAGACCGCATGCGTCGTAATAGTTGCGAAGGCTTGGTATCACCGAGCTCTTCTGCTGTGAGGAGTTGCCGCACCCGTTGATCCTCGGAGGGAGAGACGCGCTGTATCAATAGGTTTTTCAGCGTTAGGTAACGATTCTCGGCCGGAGGATTCACGATAAGATCGCTTATTTCACTGGCAAAACGATGGTCTAGGTTTCCCACGACGTAATCGTATTTCGTCTTGTCCGAGGTGATGTTGGCCAAAGAAAATTGTGCTTCGACTTGGGCGAACCATATTTCAGGCTGTGCTGGCCAGAAAGGAGGCAGTTTCGGAGTGACGCGGTAGACGGCAGCAGTGTCGACGCCGTAGGATGATGGAGACGGTGAGGCTTGCTGCGATGACAGCGTTgtttgctgctgttgttgctgcagaGCCTGCTGGTGCTGTTCTTGAAGGAGCGCTAGCTGTTGGCTGTGGTTCGTTTGGTGTGCGGCGAGTTGCTGCTGGAGTCCCGCGATTTGAGCCTGCAGTTTGGCGAGTTGATCTGCGTCTGCCATGGTCGCGTGTTGTCGGGGTCACCActgtagcgatggctacgctaaataacacacttcggttatctgcggagaggcgtttattgtgacttgacaatacagaactgaacttgggtagcccagatggctagcttatatacatgcggcgaatattctggaacgccgcgccggatcttcctcgaaccttctagaattcctgaaaagatataggaaaaaataccggccggcgccaggactcgaacgcgcgccgtccgattagtaggcggacacttatccactggtccaactctacattgtgACGGACGATGCGCCACAAGAGcttaaacagaaataataagacTGGTGGTTTATTCATTGATATAACAAAAGCCTTTGACTCTGTTAATCACGAGATATTGCTTTCAAGACTGTCGGAGGCTGGAATTAGAGGTGTTGCAAACAATTGGTTCAAGAGTTACCTGATGGGAAGGTCGCAAAGGGTAATAATTAACAATTGTACTAGTGAGGAGGTGTCCTTCACATGTGGTGTCCCTCAAGGTTCCGTCTTGGgaccaattttgtttttaatttatgtcaATAATTTTTGCAACGGGACATTTCATGGAAAACTTACTTCTTTTGCCGATGACACGGCATTGTGTTATTCGTCATTTAATGTCTCCGATGTTGTATCACAAAtgcaaaatgatttgaatagaattaattattggttcttgtgtaataattttgttctgagtgtaaaatcaaagtttatgTTGTTTGGCTTGAAAAGTATACTGGTGCCATCAGATGACGTTTTCTATAGATGTTCTCATTGCTTGACTTCAAAAGTTAGAGCTTGtaacaattgcataaaaattgatcatgtaAATCATATAAAGTACCTCGGTTTAATATTAGATAACCATTGTAACTGGAAAATGcacattaacaaattgaaatctgagctgattatttccttgagaaaattttatcttctcacGTATAAATGCCCAGTATCCATTTTGAGGACGGTGTATTTTGCTCTGgtaaattc comes from Ischnura elegans chromosome X, ioIscEleg1.1, whole genome shotgun sequence and encodes:
- the LOC124171232 gene encoding uncharacterized protein LOC124171232 — translated: MADADQLAKLQAQIAGLQQQLAAHQTNHSQQLALLQEQHQQALQQQQQQTTLSSQQASPSPSSYGVDTAAVYRVTPKLPPFWPAQPEIWFAQVEAQFSLANITSDKTKYDYVVGNLDHRFASEISDLIVNPPAENRYLTLKNLLIQRVSPSEDQRVRQLLTAEELGDTKPSQLLRRMRSLISTTLVEDSFLRTLWLQRLPANAQAILQTQVTSMPLDELANMADRIVAVAPPPTAPAIHAVRHTNDVSSLAQRVEKLSKQLEDIQAHLKKPPYSRTWSRSLPAPRPAQPEMCYYHRKFGAEARRCIQPCTANAVNPVNSNSDS